The Phoenix dactylifera cultivar Barhee BC4 chromosome 15, palm_55x_up_171113_PBpolish2nd_filt_p, whole genome shotgun sequence genome contains a region encoding:
- the LOC103704291 gene encoding uncharacterized protein At4g14342-like, translated as MVEERVLEGLYMALRGGFQLGGDSGVEAGGAGNSEGSAVELLRFSPINLQASDRFNINSQLEHLQAKFVGTGHADLNRFGWAVNIQCDSYASYTGHNPRLAYFAIAENESIGRERYNFMKRMLLHCGLPPERGED; from the exons ATGGTCGAGGAGAGGGTGTTGGAAGGGCTATATATGGCACTCCGGGGTGGTTTTCAACTTGGTGGGGATAGCGGTGTTGAAGCGGGAGGAGCGGGCAACAGCGAAGGAAGCGCCGTGGAG CTACTCCGATTTTCTCCGATTAATCTTCAG GCCAGTGACAGGTTTAACATTAATTCTCAGCTTGAGCATCTTCAAGCTAAGTTTGTTGGTACAGGGCATGCTGACTTAAATAGATT TGGATGGGCAGTAAACATCCAATGTGATAGCTATGCATCATACACTGGCCACAACCCCAGGTTGGCGTATTTCGCCATTGCTGAAAATGAATCGATTGGAAGAGAACGCTACAATTTTATGAAG AGAATGCTGTTGCATTGTGGACTTCCTCCGGAGAGAGGAGAAGATTGA
- the LOC103704292 gene encoding protein BIG GRAIN 1-like E: MSTVGLPNTDKSLCSRPAHRRQDSGEIDIFEAALYFAGGVDGAGLPGRIGHQRVMREDRVGWRAERKSLDAPMSIILPQECQRVENYDAKEKKGKQPSSPGSKLASFLKSIFHQTASKKKSKSLATTKSLKDGEVEDRHGGRNRRRSIGHSQSIRSSSDSKSIFSSESSVFSTPAPHANILTKLQKKQSRSSKSNGQPKMATFYPQGEVLDDKRVEGESLIAERAKSSDGLSKKSKVFEGGKPDVGWNEGWFLENRWVLNGDEGKLFKKHGELGEVFRRKEKESREEDGGESDSSSDLFELKNYDFGELSSGLPVYGTTDMEIIKTGASIHRAAF; encoded by the coding sequence ATGTCCACCGTTGGGCTGCCAAACACCGACAAGAGCCTCTGCTCGAGGCCGGCTCATCGTCGACAAGATTCTGGTGAGATTGATATCTTTGAGGCTGCGCTTTACTTTGCCGGTGGCGTTGACGGTGCTGGTCTCCCCGGCAGAATTGGTCATCAAAGAGTCATGAGGGAAGACAGGGTGGGTTGGAGGGCAGAGAGGAAGAGTTTGGACGCACCAATGAGCATCATACTTCCCCAAGAGTGCCAAAGGGTGGAGAATTATGACGCGAAAGAGAAGAAGGGTAAGCAACCAAGCTCCCCAGGTAGTAAGTTGGCTAGCTTTCTAAAATCTATATTCCACCAAACTGCTTCTAAGAAGAAATCCAAGTCTCTCGCCACCACTAAGTCATTGAAGGATGGAGAGGTGGAGGATAGACATGGAGGGAGGAATAGGAGGAGGAGCATTGGCCATTCCCAGAGCATAAGAAGCAGCAGTGACTCAAAATCCATCTTCTCTTCTGAGAGCAGTGTATTCAGCACCCCTGCTCCTCACGCTAACATCCTAACAAAGTTGCAAAAGAAACAGAGCAGGAGCTCCAAGTCCAATGGTCAGCCAAAGATGGCAACTTTCTACCCACAAGGAGAGGTTTTGGATGATAAAAGGGTAGAAGGGGAGAGTTTGATAGCTGAGAGAGCTAAGTCCAGCGATGGACTTTCTAAGAAAAGCAAGGTCTTTGAGGGTGGGAAGCCTGATGTGGGTTGGAATGAAGGATGGTTTTTGGAGAACAGATGGGTCTTGAATGGAGATGAAGGAAAGCTCTTCAAGAAGCATGGTGAATTGGGGGAGGTGtttagaagaaaggagaaggagagtaGGGAGGAGGATGGAGGGGAGAGTGACTCCAGCTCTGATCTGTTTGAGCTGAAGAACTATGACTTTGGGGAACTCTCAAGTGGATTGCCTGTTTATGGGACCACAGATATGGAGATAATTAAGACGGGGGCTTCCATTCACAGAGCTGCATTTTAA